One Luteibacter aegosomaticola genomic window carries:
- a CDS encoding efflux transporter outer membrane subunit, with amino-acid sequence MRNLPTRLLLSASVLLALGGCSLAPEYTKPVTGPLPDAYKGAAKPEGWAIASPKDEASRGPWWKVYSDPTLDKLEDQLNTNNPDLGVALARLDASRAVLEQIGSNQAPHVGISASPTNDRQSDLRPLRGANQPNEYDTRTLGLSAAYELDLWGRVRNEVAEGKAQTQAAEADLASVQLSLQAELADLYIKLRGYDVETKIVEDSLKAFGEGQQITQNRMDGGVSSGLDLARANVQYSDAQAQATELRVQRALTEHAIAALVGEPASTFSLPPQKAVVSLPTIPLGMPSALLERRPDIAAAERRAFAANAGIGVARAAFYPDISLSAAFGFQDVGHGQLLSASNQFWSLGPLAALNLFDGGLRRGREAQAKAEFNAASAQYRRVVLKAFQQVEDNLTLLQELGHESQQEGAAADAAMQSQTLATNRYNEGVVSYLEVVTAQTAALKAERTAELVHTRQLQASVDLIRALGGGWSGGTDAAGGRPPATPADPAAPAQPAQPPAATAAP; translated from the coding sequence ATGCGTAACCTACCGACCCGCTTGCTGCTCAGCGCGAGCGTGCTGCTCGCCCTCGGCGGCTGCTCACTCGCGCCCGAGTACACCAAGCCCGTGACGGGCCCGCTCCCCGACGCCTATAAGGGCGCCGCGAAGCCCGAGGGCTGGGCCATCGCATCGCCCAAGGACGAGGCGAGCCGCGGTCCGTGGTGGAAGGTGTACAGCGACCCGACCCTCGACAAGCTCGAAGACCAGCTCAACACCAACAACCCCGATCTCGGCGTGGCCCTCGCTCGCCTGGATGCCTCGCGTGCCGTCCTCGAGCAGATCGGCTCGAACCAGGCGCCGCACGTGGGCATCAGCGCCAGCCCCACGAACGATCGCCAGTCGGATCTGCGCCCGCTGCGCGGCGCCAACCAGCCCAACGAATACGATACCCGCACGCTGGGCCTGTCGGCGGCGTACGAGCTGGATCTGTGGGGCCGTGTGCGCAACGAAGTCGCCGAAGGCAAGGCGCAGACCCAGGCGGCGGAAGCCGATCTCGCTTCCGTCCAGCTGAGCCTGCAGGCGGAACTCGCCGACCTGTACATCAAGCTGCGCGGCTACGACGTCGAAACCAAGATCGTCGAGGATTCGCTCAAGGCCTTCGGCGAAGGCCAGCAGATCACGCAGAACCGCATGGATGGCGGCGTGTCTTCCGGCCTCGATCTCGCGCGCGCCAACGTGCAGTATTCCGATGCCCAGGCCCAGGCCACCGAACTGCGCGTGCAGCGCGCGCTCACCGAACACGCGATCGCCGCACTCGTGGGCGAACCCGCGTCGACGTTCTCCCTGCCGCCGCAGAAGGCCGTGGTGTCCCTCCCGACCATTCCGCTCGGCATGCCTTCGGCACTGCTGGAACGCCGGCCCGATATCGCCGCGGCAGAGCGTCGCGCGTTCGCCGCCAATGCCGGCATCGGCGTGGCACGTGCGGCCTTCTATCCGGATATCAGCCTGAGCGCGGCGTTCGGCTTCCAGGATGTTGGCCACGGCCAGCTGCTCAGCGCGAGCAACCAGTTCTGGAGCCTCGGACCTCTCGCCGCGCTCAACCTCTTCGACGGCGGCCTGCGCCGCGGGCGCGAAGCGCAGGCGAAGGCGGAATTCAACGCGGCCTCAGCACAATACCGCCGTGTCGTGCTGAAAGCGTTCCAGCAGGTTGAGGACAACCTCACCCTGCTGCAGGAACTGGGGCACGAGAGCCAGCAGGAAGGCGCGGCGGCGGATGCGGCCATGCAATCGCAGACACTCGCCACGAACCGTTACAACGAAGGCGTCGTGAGCTACCTCGAAGTGGTGACCGCCCAGACGGCCGCGCTCAAGGCCGAGCGCACGGCAGAGCTGGTGCATACGCGCCAGTTGCAGGCGAGCGTGGATCTGATCCGCGCCCTGGGCGGTGGGTGGTCGGGCGGTACGGATGCCGCCGGCGGTCGTCCCCCGGCGACTCCTGCGGACCCAGCGGCTCCGGCACAGCCTGCCCAGCCGCCGGCCGCTACGGCA